Proteins encoded by one window of Xiphias gladius isolate SHS-SW01 ecotype Sanya breed wild chromosome 15, ASM1685928v1, whole genome shotgun sequence:
- the LOC120799889 gene encoding protein ELFN1-like yields the protein MASISGRLSPMDIATTSQMAQRTGRQRHNVTGGSSSVVLCRASSFLCWLTLLSIMQLPMVTADCWLIEGEKGFVWLAICSMNQPPYEAIPAHINSTIVDLRLNENKIRSVHYSSLSRFGNLTYLNLTKNDISYVEDGAFSAQFNLQVLQMGFNKLRNLTEGMLRGLGKLQYLYLQANLIETVTPNTFWECPNIENIDLSMNRIQVLDGSLFSGLSKLTTCELYTNPFNCSCELLGFLHWLSAFPNRTSERMVCDSPVGFSGFNLLSQNPRMPTQRTALHVLSIVCTDDGSSVTPFYAIDSTTLSPDSASPCGLDDCASGTTPDDVISLSPIFSDTSPLMTLKQVLHSSAVITVQIPHPYRKMYILVLYNNSFFTDIQNLKNQREDIELKNLKPNTYYTYCVASIRNSLRFNHTCLTITTGRRAGVERIANQSSATHYIMTILGCLFGMLLFLGLVVHCLRKKRIMEEKERKMSRIQRTLIELKYGGEGDIEGGSGGSVSQKLAAGDSLSRIPYLPQGGEIDPYKLQEVIETPAHKPAKLNYMEVRGTGIEREREREREREMSPQANPQGSVAEISTIAKEVDKVNQIINNCIDALKSESTSFQQGIKSPSSAGGGAVSTAEPQLVLLSEQGERGERGGEFLSPVYKGGRGGREERGRSYHHSLQRHHSMEAPTTSKRPSTSSSPGSARSPRSFRSEGGYHSSETRYIERTSPGERGERGGGGGEAIRTVTPAAAILRAEAQRIRQYNEHRHSYPGSQQHLQELQHHPQILQELHHHPGGRKPSVLDPLTLSRQAKQRELAYSQLSPHYPLSPQYHNLSYCSSPEEDEEEEGLLCTPTLGLWERFKLHRKRHRQASMEDEGYVAAGHALRRKVQFAKDEDLHDILDYWKGVSAQQKA from the exons ATGGCAAGCATCTCTGGACGGCTTTCTCCAATGGATATTGCGACAACATCCCAAATGGCCCAGAGGACAGGAAGGCAGAGACATAACGTGACTGGAGGTTCTTCATCAGTGGTCCTGTGCAGAGCCAGCTCCTTCCTCTGTTGGCTCACCCTGCTGTCAATAATGCAGTTGCCAATGGTTACAGCTGACTGTTGGCTAATCGAAGGGGAGAAGGGCTTTGTGTGGCTGGCTATCTGCAGTATGAACCAGCCGCCTTATGAGGCCATCCCTGCCCACATTAACAG CACCATTGTGGATCTGAGGCTGAACGAGAACAAGATACGGTCGGTCCATTATTCTTCGCTCAGTCGCTTTGGCAACCTCACCTATCTGAACCTCACCAAGAACGATATCAGCTATGTGGAAGATGGAGCGTTCTCAGCACAATTCAACCTGCAG GTTCTCCAGATGGGCTTTAACAAGTTGAGGAACCTGACAGAGGGGATGCTTCGAGGCCTGGGCAAGCTGCAGTATCTCTACCTGCAAGCCAATCTCATTGAGACTGTTACACCCAACACCTTCTGGGAATGTCCCAACATAGAGAATATAGATCTCTCCATGAACAG GATCCAGGTGTTGGATGGCAGTTTGTTCTCTGGACTCTCAAAGCTGACCACCTGTGAACTTTACACCAACCCCTTCAACTGTTCATGTGAGCTTCTGGGTTTCCTGCACTGGCTCTCTGCCTTCCCCAACAGGACCAGTGAGAGGATGGTTTGTGACTCCCCTGTTGGATTCTCTGGCTTCAACCTCCTGAGCCAGAACCCCCGCATGCCCACTCAGCGCACCGCTCTGCACGTGCTCAGTATTGTATGCACAGACGATGGCAGTAGCGTGACACCTTTCTATGCCATCGATTCCACCACCCTGTCCCCAGATTCTGCCTCTCCCTGCGGATTGGACGATTGTGCTTCTGGGACAACTCCTGATGACGTAATCAGCTTGAGCCCCATTTTCTCTGACACCAGTCCGCTCATGACGCTAAAGCAGGTGCTACATTCAAGCGCTGTGATAACAGTTCAGATCCCTCATCCGTACAGGAAAATGTACATCCTGGTGCTTTATAACAACAGCTTCTTCACAGATATCCAGAATCTGAAAAATCAAAGAGAAGATATTGAGCTCAAGAACTTAAAACCTAACACCTACTACACATACTGTGTGGCCTCTATACGAAACTCCCTGCGCTTCAACCACACCTGTCTGACCATCACCACTGGCCGCCGGGCAGGGGTTGAGAGGATAGCTAATCAGTCATCAGCCACTCACTACATTATGACTATTTTGGGCTGCTTGTTTGGCATGCTGCTCTTTCTTGGCCTAGTCGTCCACTGCCTTAGGAAGAAGAGGATcatggaggagaaggagagaaagatgagCAGGATCCAGAGGACTCTGATAGAGCTCAAGTATGGTGGAGAAGGGGATATagaaggaggaagtggaggatcTGTTTCCCAGAAGCTTGCTGCTGGGGACAGTCTGTCCAGAATACCCTATCTGCCTCAGGGTGGTGAGATTGATCCATACAAGCTGCAGGAGGTGATAGAAACACCAGCGCACAAGCCTGCTAAACTTAACTACATGGAGGTCAGAGGCACCGgcatagagagggagagagaacgagagagagaaagggagatgtCACCACAAGCAAATCCCCAGGGCTCTGTAGCAGAGATCTCTACCATTGCTAAAGAAGTTGATAAAGTTAACCAGATCATCAACAACTGCATAGATGCTCTCAAATCTGAGTCGACTTCCTTTCAACAGGGGATCAAATCCCCCTCTTCTGCAGGCGGAGGAGCTGTTTCAACTGCAGAGCCACAGCTGGTGCTTCTCTCTgagcaaggagagagaggagaaagaggaggcgAGTTCCTCTCCCCGGTGTataaaggagggagaggaggaagagaagagagggggagaagcTACCATCATTCATTGCAACGACACCACAGTATGGAGGCTCCTACGACCTCCAAAAGGCCCAGCACTTCCTCGTCTCCCGGCTCAGCTCGCAGCCCGCGCTCCTTCCGCTCGGAGGGAGGTTACCATTCGTCAGAGACCCGCTATATCGAGAGGACATCCCccggagagaggggagaaaggggAGGCGGGGGAGGAGAGGCCATCCGTACAGTCACTCCGGCAGCGGCTATCTTACGAGCAGAAGCCCAGAGAATCCGCCAGTACAATGAACACCGCCACTCCTATCCTGGCTCCCAGCAGCACCTCCAGGAGCTGCAGCACCACCCCCAGATTTTGCAGGAGCTCCACCACCACCCAGGGGGCCGTAAGCCCTCCGTGTTGGACCCCCTCACCCTCAGCAGGCAGGCCAAGCAGCGGGAACTGGCCTACTCCCAGCTCTCACCTCACTACCCACTGTCACCACAGTACCACAACCTCAGCTACTGCTCCAGCcctgaggaagatgaggaggaggaagggctACTGTGCACTCCGACCCTGGGCTTGTGGGAGAGGTTCAAACTGCACCGTAAGAGGCACCGGCAGGCGTCCATGGAGGACGAAGGATATGTGGCAGCCGGACATGCGCTGAGGCGAAAAGTTCAGTTTGCCAAGGATGAGGATCTTCATGACATACTGGACTACTGGAAGGGCGTGTCTGCCCAGCAGAAGGCCTGA